Proteins from a genomic interval of Deinococcus reticulitermitis:
- a CDS encoding ABC transporter substrate-binding protein, producing the protein MKKLFLPLALLTAALASQGSAQTTIRINGYSAQDVAIMADLVNRFVKPALAKDKINVVYQPLAGDYNQQLTTLLAAGNAGDVFYLPGETLDGFVKTGKVLSLNGLVDTKPFLKNLNSAFVRNGKQYAISKDFNTLTLIYNKDLFDEAGVAYPTNNETWTTLQNKLTTIKKKLGSDYYGICLAPEYARMGQYAFSGGWKPFNAQGKTNLQDPAFVAAFNWFTGLAKDKVGVTPSQLSQGWSGGCLEPVRIGFETKGHRFA; encoded by the coding sequence ATGAAAAAACTGTTCCTCCCCCTGGCCCTCCTCACCGCGGCGCTCGCCTCTCAGGGCTCGGCCCAGACCACGATCCGGATCAACGGCTACAGCGCCCAGGACGTGGCGATCATGGCCGACCTGGTCAACCGTTTCGTCAAGCCCGCGCTGGCCAAGGACAAGATTAACGTGGTCTACCAGCCTCTGGCCGGCGACTACAACCAGCAGCTCACGACGCTGCTCGCCGCCGGCAACGCGGGCGACGTGTTCTACCTGCCGGGCGAGACCCTCGACGGTTTCGTGAAGACCGGCAAGGTTCTGAGCCTCAACGGTCTGGTCGATACCAAGCCGTTCCTGAAAAACCTGAACTCGGCCTTCGTGCGAAACGGCAAGCAGTACGCGATCTCCAAGGACTTCAACACGCTTACCCTGATCTACAACAAAGACCTCTTCGACGAGGCGGGCGTGGCCTACCCCACCAACAACGAAACCTGGACCACCCTGCAGAACAAGCTCACCACCATCAAGAAGAAGCTCGGCAGCGACTACTACGGCATCTGCCTGGCACCCGAGTACGCCCGCATGGGGCAGTACGCTTTCTCGGGGGGCTGGAAACCGTTCAACGCCCAGGGCAAGACCAACTTGCAGGACCCGGCCTTCGTCGCGGCGTTCAACTGGTTCACTGGCCTGGCGAAAGACAAGGTGGGCGTCACCCCAAGCCAGCTCTCGCAGGGCTGGTCCGGCGGGTGCCTAGAGCCTGTCAGGATTGGATTTGAAACGAAGGGGCACCGTTTCGCTTAG